In the Prunus dulcis unplaced genomic scaffold, ALMONDv2, whole genome shotgun sequence genome, agaagaaacaaagaacaCTGAGACTATAGGTGTTTAGGAAGTTATAGGCTCTTTGAAATCACATGAACAACGATTGCAAAGGCACTCAAAAATTGACAGAAAAGGCATTTTCTAGTTTGAATGTTAGTCCTAGAGATCAATCACACACAGGTCAATCTGGATTTTCAAAATCTAAGAAAAACTGGAAACCACAGAAATGGAAGAAAGGGGATGCTAAgtttgaaaacaattccaaGAAGGAAAATCAGGCTGAAGGAGAAAAGGTTCCTTGCAAAACCTGTGACAAACTTCATTATGATGCTTGTTGGTTCAAAGGCAAGCCTAAATGCTACAAATGCGATAGGTTTGGTCATATAGCCAAGGATTGCAGAGGCAAATCAGCTCAAACAGCTAACTATGCAGCACATAAGGAGGAAGAAGGTACAATGTTTTATGCCTGTCATTATGCTGCTGAACAATGATGTGTGGTATGTAGATAGTACTTGTAGCAATCACATGACGTCACATGAATCACTTATGGTTAATGTTGATACCAATGTCGCTGCAAAGGTAAAAATGGGCACAGGAGAAGTCATGCTTGTACCCggtttggatgaaaatctGCTCAGTGTTGGTCAGATGGTGGAACATggatattttttggtttttggaaaATCAATGGTGGAGATATTTGATGACAACTCAATGGAACACTTGGTTGCTAAAGTTCCTATGATATGGAACAAATGTTTTCCACTCTCACTGACATATGTGAACTCTGTGGCTATGAAGGCAACTGTTGAAGACTCTACTTGGTGTTGGCATAAGAGGTTTGGCCATCTCAATCtgcagagtttgaggttgttACAACAATAAGAAAT is a window encoding:
- the LOC117612606 gene encoding uncharacterized protein LOC117612606; translation: MNNDCKGTQKLTEKAFSSLNVSPRDQSHTGQSGFSKSKKNWKPQKWKKGDAKFENNSKKENQAEGEKVPCKTCDKLHYDACWFKGKPKCYKCDRFGHIAKDCRGKSAQTANYAAHKEEEDSTCSNHMTSHESLMVNVDTNVAAKVKMGTGEVMLVPGLDENLLSVGQMVEHGYFLVFGKSMVEIFDDNSMEHLVAKVPMIWNKCFPLSLTYVNSVAMKATVEDSTWCWHKRFGHLNLQSLRLLQQ